AATACACACTTTAGCAAATGCGGTGTTGTCACCTGGTTGCTTGATTTGTCTCAATCTTCCATGTACATATGTTAAAAGTCTGTGGTCAACCATAGATATTTCATCGATGATCAATATTTCAAGGTTTCCTAGTTTTGCACGCAAagagtttattttttcttctgtcaAGTTTTTGATGGGTAGGGACAGGTCTGTTCCGATTGAAAATGTATTATGTATAGTATTTGCATTTATGTTGTAGGCAGCTACACCCGTTGGGGCTGTTAGTACAACAGTTGATCAGGATGGAGTCTTTTGAGAATTCTAGTTGACTCATAATAAATAGCCTTGATCAAATGGCTTTTGCCTGTTCCTGCTCCACCGGTAATGAATACTTTTAGGGGCTGAGGATTCTCACCATTGACTTTCTGCAAACACCACTGTCGAATTTTGTAGAAAACTGCAGACTGCTCCTCATTCAAAGATCGTAACAACTGTAAAGCATCAGCTCTTGTCATTTGAGTTCCATTAGCTTCTACTGTGTAAACAGATTGTTTATTTGGCTGCAGATCTGGGATGTTATCATTACTGCACTGTTCATCATTTGTGTCATTGGTGTCTTCCTCTGTTAATTTTTGACATTCCAGTCTTTCAAGCTCAGCTTGTGGGCAAATCTGTGACCATGCATCTTCCAGTTCCCCATTTTCTTTCAACATCTTTTCCGCTTCATCTATTTGGCCAGCTTCTTTCTCAAACAGAGCACGGTTTCTACCCACTATAGATTTGACATTCTCCAATGTGtcattctcattgttcacagcACCATGGTCATAAAAGTCTTTGTATGTTTCAAACTGTGCAGGTTTCAGTTGGCAGTCCAAATAATGGGGCAAAAATAGTTGCAGTATGCTGTGGTGGTAGGCTTCAGACTGCTTCATTGGTGACAATCTTGGATAACGGATCACAGCAGGTTTCTCTTCATTTGTTCTTTTGGTAACAAAGCcaaagttatttttcaactggaTCACATTACTATTATCACCTTTGGGGATTTGTGATTTAGGAAGAACTCTGTACTCTGAGGCAAATGTTGCAAGGCACATATTTAGAAATGGTGGCGTGTCTGGTCTGTTTTTGTATCGGTCCACAATGTTTTTCATCCATAACTGCTGGTCGTCAGTCTGACTGTTATCATGTTGCTGTTTAAGTTGACTCAGTGGTACACTCATTCTGACAGGATGTTCACCAGTTGGTATGAACTGTGTGCCACGTGAACAGTGTTTGAGTGGTAGGCCCGTTAATCTGTAACAACATTCTTGTGCTGAAACTTGTCGGCTTTGCAAGAAAACTGTGCCAATTTTTTTCATTGACTCCTTGGCCTCTAAATTTCCATTCATGGCCTCCTTTTGAGCCTGATCAAGCAGCAGTCCCATTTCTCGTTCACTTTTGAGGGCATATGAAATAATGTACACGACACATGAATATGCATCAACAACAAACTGAATGTCCATGTTTGCTTGCCAGCAGCGAAGTAGATCAGGATTGTACTGGTTTATCCAAACATCTTGTGGTTTCCGTTGTAGTACGATGCTCGTCCGTTTGGTAAGCTGACAATTTGCTTTCTGAAACAATTCTTGTGATAtgccaaaatattttaaaaagtgctCAGCAGAGTGGAACTTCTGTCTTTGTTCACAGTTTGAGAGTACAGTTTTCATTTGTTCAAACAGTTTCTCAACGTTTTCAGTTTCCATGACAACTGGGCGGAAAAGAATTTCCCCTTCACGTGTTTCAGAGCTAGTCTCTTGTTGTCCCTTAAATTCTGCATCAATACTTGGTCTGGTGATAAATGTGCGCTCTGAGACAGGTCTTGGAAAGTTGAATCTGCAATGTatttctcctttctttttctttgcattGTTTTTGTCACAAGATTTTGCATGGTATTCACTATGTTTCTGCACATCAATTAAATCCAACAGGTCCGGATCAGATGGCATTTGACATGTGATATATTTATCACAGAACTCTACAACTTTTGCATCAGAGTCTTTGtctatttttggagctttgTCAACCCAAAATAACGCGTGTATGTGGGGTGAGCCACGCATCTGAAACTCCACTCGATAAAAGTAGTCTGTGATCTTGCCTATTGGTGCTGCAGGGCTCTGGATAACATCTCTTAGGAAGCAATGCCATCGATAGTCAAACATCCTGGCTGCAGTTACTGGATTGTGTTTTAATAATGCACATTTGTCTAGCCATGAAAGGTCTTCCAGGTTCACTTGTTTACGTTCTTGCCTTAGCATAGCATTCAGCATTTCAGGCCATCTCATGTCAGCAGAGCTAAATGAACAGAACCATGTAGGAATACCAAGCTGTCTTATCATTGCAAACACATCTTTCTGTGCTGCTTGCCAAAATGGAGGTGTTCCTCTGATAGGCCTGAGAAATTTGTAACCCTCATCAAAATGCAGAATTTTTTTCAAAGATTCCAGGTCTGTAAGCATGTCTGTGGTAACCTTTTGCTTCAAACCTTTGTCTGTTCCTTTTCTCAGTGCTATTGACACATTTGACAGTATTTGATTCAGTTCTGACATATATTGAGCATAGAATAAATAGTCAGTGTTTTGAGCAAAACGGCCATCTGCATTAAGTATTCGTTGATTGAAATATTTGCATAGAGTTATTCTTTCTGGGCGCTCATCGTGAAAAGTAGGTGCTCCTTTGGGAAATAAGACTGGGAAACATTTGGGTTCATTTGTGCCATCAGACAACAGTCTAATTGGAGAATTCTCTTCTGCTGGGGCAATggataaaatgtcatcaaaatgctGATCTAGTATCTCTTGACCCAAATCCACAGGTTGCAAACAAGAGGATGCAAACATCCCATGCTGGTCTTTAATGTGTGAAAAATCTTGTATTTCTGGTGCATcatcatcttcaactttttcaTCACTTTCAGTCATCTCATCTTCAATTGTTTCATTCTCTGTTTCCTCTAATGTGTTGATCCAGTTTGGGTTGATACTCACATCCTTGTACCATGTATTGTTGAGTATTAGATAATTCAGACCATTTTTGACTTTTGCAGTATCCACATGCATGTCTTGATAGTGTCCTTTGTAGGTCAATTTACGTTTCAGTTTCATCCTCACCAATTTATCCTCACTTTCATTCCTTGGCAAGATGCTGGTCACGTGTGACAGATTGgatggcacacacacagttggtcCTTGCACAGAGTTCTGGCCTCCCTTCTTCAATGGTATGAGTCTGACAAAGGGAATGTGCAGAGAAATGAGGTGTTGTTCCAACTCATTGAGACATTATAGCTCAGGTGGAATGGGTTTCAAATGCAAGTTGTTAGCAACACTCTGGGCAGGCACTTTGCCCTTGAGAAGATGCCTATCACATGTATGACAGATCCACAATTTGGAAAAAGCCTCATCTTGAAAACTGCAAGTTTTTCCACATAATTTATCACATACATGCAAATATGTACTTGTTATACATTTATCAGCAAGTGCATTGCCATCAGAACCCACAGCAGAATATGTGTTTTTCATACAGCCTTTGACTTGGTTCCTAAACAGAAGTCTGTGGCAACAACAGCAGACATATTCGGGCCCATTCTTTACTGTTTTATGGAAATCCTCTATGACACAAGTAATGTCAAATTTCCTGTCCTTTTGCTTTTGAACACTGGCAcgttttttacttttaattgcATCTCTGAATTTTTCATCAGTGTGATACTTctgcattgttgcctcacataATCATTTCTTCAGATCTGGTGTATTTGCATATCTGTTTTTACTCCGGTCACGAACACTTTGCTGAAAGACTTGGTCAGAAGCATATTTTTCCTTACTGTGGTCACGAACACTTTGCTGAAACACTGGGTCAGAAGCATATTTTTTCTTACTGTGGTCACGAACACTTTGTTGAAACACATGGTGAGAAGCATATTTTTTCTTACTGTGGTCACGAACACTTTGCTGAAACACTGGGTCAGGAGCATATTTTTCCTTACTGTGGTCACGAACACTTTGCTGAAACACATGGTCAGAAGCATATTTTTTCTTACTGTGGTCACGAACACTTTGTTGAAACACTTCGTTAGAAGCATATCTTTTCTTACTACGCTCGCAAGTATGGTGTTTATACTCCAAGTCTGTATAGTACTTTTTGTGACTTGCATTCCTAGTGGAATTTCTGTATTGCTCATttgttgcatatttttttctttctctttctagATGATTAGCTTTTGTTGTGACATACACTGCTTTTCTCTTCTCTGAAATCTCCTCTTTCTTCGCTGCATAGGTTTCCTCCAAAGCCTTCAACTTCCTCTTTCTTGACCAACGATCTGCATGATATTGTTCTTTCTTTGTATTTCCATCTGAACTTTGTTCATCTTGACTGCCCTGTTTGTCAAATGAGGCACATATGGAGTCATTGTGTGCATCCTTTACACATGTCACAACATCGTAATGATTCCCATCCTTGTGATTCAGGTAAATGGCCTCAGCACTTCTGTTTCCTGCTTGATGGTTACCTGGGATGTGAATGCATGGGTAATGATTCCATCTGTCTGCATTAAATGTGTATATGTCAACCTGCAGTAGGTTAGCAGCTGCCCAGATTTCAATCTCAGTGGCAAACATACCTGAGCATTTCATGTTTGAATTGTTAAGATGATCTGGAATAGAGGAACGGCCAGCTCTCAAGTAGTTGTGGAATTCTGCTGCATGTGTTTCCAGGTGCTGAATGATTCCCCGGCGCAATTTCATGTGTCCATTCTCACTTCCTGAAATGGCATAGGATAAAGCTCGAAAGAAACAATTGCCATCACCTGCAATTGATTTAGTTTCACAGACTCTTCCCATAGCTGGCATTTCCTGAGGTGGCAGCTGCTTTGTATTCTCACTTCTCACACCCATCTGTGAACAAAGTCTTCCTTTTGTCACTGCACTCAGTGGCTTGTATGGAAATGACATCTTGGATACATTTGTTATCTCAACATCTGTATTTTTATCAGTGTCATTGCCATGTGATGTGTTCATAGCACTTACTGGTTGTGGGCTGTTTGCAATTGTCTGCACATCAGAATTAGTTACTTCAAAGGAATCTCTCTTCTTTTTGCTCACATGTTCATACAAGGAGTTGGTGCATGTAGCTGGTCTCTTACTGGTATGTTCTCCCTTGAACACAGCACTGTAAAGTAGTCTCTGTATTTGGCTTTTGTTGACATTGCTCTTTTACATTGTCTTCCTTGGTGATTGGCATGTCGCAATGTTGCACCTTGTCGCCAGTGATTCTCACCGTGACTCCTCTGACCTCAAATGGCATGTCTTCAAGTGTGCGGAAATAAGGAAGTAGTTGTTGGGCCAGCTTCTCCAGGTGCTCATACAGCGCTCTGTAGTCAGAGTGATAAACAACCACAGCTTTACCTGTCTTTCCATCCACATGACCTTGACTGTTGCGTTTGTGAGGATCAAATACAGCAAAATGGCCGCACTGCTTGACAACCACACGTGTTACTAccaaaagtgacaaagcaggcATCATGATCCATCAGTGCTCTTTGGATTGCTATGTCCAGTGGTACATTAATATCTCTCATATCTGAATCATCAGGCTCATCAAAAACACCAACCGCACCACTGAAAGCTGGACCACAATTTATTGAGAAGTGTGCATCTTTCATTACATATGCATTTGGCAACTCATCAAGAAGCAGATATCCACTTTTCCCACTTATTTGACCACCATCTTTAAGAGTAGTGTACAACTTGTTGCCTTCAATAAGAACAGTGTCAACATCATTATTCTTCCTGTCATTACTCCAGGTTGTTATGCTTTTCAACTCATTCATCATCACTGCTGCTAAACTGTTAGCTACACACTGTTTACCTGCATTATCCCCAAATTGGTAGTGGAGCTGTGAGAATGACCCTTGTACAAAAAACTTTACAGGTGCTTGGGCCATACTGGTTTCAGCAGGAGCACTTTCATCAGGATGGTTTTCTGCAAGCTTGGATTCAGCAGTAGGCGCCTCAACAGCTTCAGTCATGGTGGCAGGGACATGCATTTCAACACACTGCTTACGGACAGGAATATCAGAcatgtgattattttgttcaggAACATTGCCAGAGTTGGGCAGAGATTGagcagagggaggcagagagtgATCAGAAACAGGCAGAGGTTGTTCAGAGGTTTTCAGAGgtttttcagggtttttttcagagtttttcattgtttcatcAGAGTTTTGCGCTTTTTCAGCATATTTCAGAGTTTTGTCAGAGTTTTGCGCTTTTTCAGCATATTTCAGAGTATTCTCAGAGTTTTTGCTCGCTATCACAGCGTACTGGTGGGGATGGATTTCTCCAGTGCCCAAGCCAGGGTCATCGGGGGGAGGCGGGACACTGGACTGGATGCGGGCAGCCCAGGTCTTCCTCATGTGCTCAGCACGACGATTCACCTTGCATGGCATCTGAAAGACACATGGACAAAGCAACCAATTATTTATTACAATACTTCTATTCCCACATCATTACTCATAAGTGTGACTCTGAATTCACTTGCAATCAGTGTGATTCaacattatttcttttttttatttacatgttgatGACAATACAATGACAGTGGGAACAAACAAGATGAATCATCCCATGGGTACTTGTATGCGTGTCTCTTCTTGTACACATGCTTGGGGAAAAACTGAGGTATATGCATAATAGCACAATACAATATGATTTAATAATATAACTATGTAATGTACTATGATATAATGTAATATAGTATAACAGCCTAGTACACTGTGATCTAATAGAACATGACAACATGGTTTAAATGTTCAACGAGCTGACATGAAAACTCATGAATTCATCTACTGGGTCATGAAATTATGTTCATCAATCACATTAATTTATAGAGTAAAGGAAATGTGTAGTAtcagacaacacaaaacaacgaTAGCTCATTTTattgatatataaaacactgttGACTTCATCAGCATCACAAGCTTAATCACTTTCTAGATGTGTGATCACTATGGATATTAATCAACAACCTACACGATGTACTTCACTCATATAGTAAGGATGGACAAAACATTGAATTATAAACCATAGCACTGCAATGTTGTGTATGAAGTACTTGTGTTATGTACTTTTTACTACCCTACATGCATCTTACATCTTAAGTTATTACTAGTTGTTTTCCAGTTACAACAATTCTTGACTAATCTTTAATATGTGCCTTTCAATTTAAATCTTTCTCATAAAATGAAGGATCAAGTGATCCTTCCAGGGTGGCTGTGAGGGCATGATGGGTCATCCATTTTCACATGATTGGGGGTTAAAGTCCTGGATCCTCCTGTCCACATGTTGAGGTTAACACTCAAAAAACACTGAACCTTAAATACCTCCTGATGGTTAATCAGCCCCTATCATGGTAACCTGCTTTCAtcaatgtgtaaatgtgtatctgAATGATACCCAAAATGATTAAATGTTATGGGTAAAT
This sequence is a window from Epinephelus lanceolatus isolate andai-2023 chromosome 6, ASM4190304v1, whole genome shotgun sequence. Protein-coding genes within it:
- the LOC144463716 gene encoding uncharacterized protein LOC144463716; its protein translation is MPCKVNRRAEHMRKTWAARIQSSVPPPPDDPGLGTGEIHPHQYAVIASKNSENTLKYAEKAQNSDKTLKYAEKAQNSDETMKNSEKNPEKPLKTSEQPLPVSDHSLPPSAQSLPNSGNVPEQNNHMSDIPVRKQCVEMHVPATMTEAVEAPTAESKLAENHPDESAPAETSMAQAPVKFFVQGSFSQLHYQFGDNAGKQCVANSLAAVMMNELKSITTWSNDRKNNDVDTVLIEGNKLYTTLKDGGQISGKSGYLLLDELPNAYVMKDAHFSINCGPAFSGAVGVFDEPDDSDMRDINVPLDIAIQRALMDHDACFVTFGSNTCGCQAVRPFCCI